The proteins below come from a single Tsuneonella deserti genomic window:
- a CDS encoding cation-translocating P-type ATPase: MSEPGHPGLTAAEAAARLAQDGANEFPDASHRSALAIFAGVLREPMLLLLLAGGAIYLLLGDPGEAIILLVFVLLTISISLVQEVRTQRAVEALRDLAMPRATVIRDGRRVVIESREIVRGDLLEIAEGSRIAADGFLVEANALQVDEALLTGESVPVTKVAAEQPSTIAPPPVPGGDNLPYAFSGTLAVRGTGLMQVAATGSRSRIGAIGKSLATLESETPRLIAQTRGMVRWFAVAGIVLSVTAVLLFGFLRGDWLAAILSGIALAMSLLPEELPVVLALFMTIGALRMSRARVLARRGSAIETLGAATVLCTDKTGTLTQNLMEVEELWLPGGERHRPTPATHLPSDAHVRLATLGMLASQAEPFDPMEKALHDLAGKHPGASLDDHRGAGWSAERLYPLAPGLLAMSQVWSNEAKPDMVVAAKGAPEAIADLCHLEPAARREMERMASDMAARGLRVLALAEGSAPPGTLPDSQHGFAFAYRGLVGLADPIRGAVPAAVAQLQDAGIRVVMITGDYPATARAIADQAGIRAGETMSGDEITALDDIELSRRIGQVGVFARVMPEQKLRIVRALKAAGEVVAMTGDGVNDAPSLKAAHIGIAMGRRGTDVARAASAIVLLDDDFGAIVSAVALGRRIYDNIRKAAVFIFAVHLPIAGLAIAPLLLGWPIILGPVLIALLEMVIDPVCSLGFEAEPADDDVLARPPRAQDSPLVTRGMAIWAAAQGSAALALVLALGAWATASRMAEPLLRATCFAGLVVAVLILVLADRSFGRHVKARNRALPVILGVTMGVNAAVLAIPQVAQVFGLAALGYRSVFAVALLAALLAAAIALLKPRFRASLTV; the protein is encoded by the coding sequence ATGAGCGAGCCTGGACATCCCGGCCTGACCGCAGCGGAGGCTGCTGCGCGTCTTGCGCAAGATGGGGCCAACGAGTTTCCCGACGCTTCGCACCGCTCGGCCCTCGCGATCTTCGCGGGCGTTCTGCGCGAGCCGATGCTTCTGCTGCTGCTGGCGGGCGGCGCGATCTACCTGCTGCTCGGCGATCCGGGCGAGGCGATCATCCTGCTCGTCTTCGTCCTCCTGACGATCTCTATCTCGCTGGTCCAGGAAGTGCGCACACAGCGGGCGGTCGAGGCGCTGCGCGACCTGGCCATGCCGCGCGCCACCGTGATCCGCGACGGACGGCGAGTGGTTATCGAATCACGCGAGATCGTGCGCGGCGACTTGCTGGAGATCGCGGAAGGGAGCCGGATCGCCGCCGACGGATTCCTTGTCGAGGCAAACGCCCTGCAAGTCGATGAAGCGCTCCTCACTGGCGAGTCCGTCCCGGTGACCAAGGTCGCGGCAGAGCAGCCGTCGACCATCGCACCGCCTCCCGTCCCCGGCGGCGACAATCTGCCCTATGCCTTCTCCGGCACGCTCGCGGTGCGCGGAACCGGGCTGATGCAAGTCGCGGCGACCGGGTCCCGCAGCCGCATCGGCGCGATCGGCAAGTCGCTCGCCACCCTTGAGAGTGAAACTCCGCGCCTGATCGCCCAGACCCGCGGGATGGTGCGCTGGTTCGCCGTTGCGGGCATCGTCTTGAGCGTGACCGCAGTGCTCCTGTTCGGTTTCCTGCGCGGCGACTGGCTGGCTGCCATCCTGTCAGGAATCGCGCTTGCCATGTCGCTCCTGCCGGAGGAACTCCCGGTCGTCCTCGCGCTGTTCATGACGATCGGCGCCTTGCGCATGTCGCGCGCACGGGTGCTCGCCCGGCGCGGTTCGGCCATTGAGACGCTCGGCGCGGCGACAGTCCTGTGCACCGACAAGACAGGCACCCTGACCCAGAACCTGATGGAGGTGGAGGAGCTCTGGTTGCCGGGCGGGGAGCGCCATCGCCCCACGCCCGCCACGCACCTTCCCTCCGATGCCCACGTGCGGCTTGCGACCCTCGGCATGCTGGCGAGTCAGGCAGAGCCGTTCGACCCGATGGAAAAGGCGCTGCACGACCTGGCAGGCAAGCACCCGGGCGCGTCCCTCGATGATCACCGGGGCGCGGGCTGGTCGGCCGAACGGCTCTATCCGCTGGCGCCCGGACTCCTGGCGATGTCGCAGGTCTGGTCGAACGAGGCCAAGCCCGACATGGTAGTCGCCGCCAAGGGCGCTCCCGAGGCGATCGCGGACCTGTGCCACCTCGAACCCGCAGCGCGGCGGGAGATGGAGCGCATGGCAAGCGACATGGCCGCGCGGGGCCTGCGCGTGCTAGCCCTGGCCGAGGGGAGCGCGCCTCCCGGCACCCTGCCGGACTCGCAGCACGGCTTCGCCTTCGCCTACCGCGGGCTCGTGGGGCTGGCGGACCCGATCCGCGGGGCGGTCCCCGCCGCGGTGGCGCAGTTGCAGGACGCCGGCATACGGGTGGTGATGATCACCGGAGACTACCCGGCAACCGCCCGGGCGATCGCCGACCAGGCCGGCATTCGCGCTGGCGAAACCATGTCGGGCGACGAGATCACGGCGCTCGACGACATCGAGCTCTCCCGGCGCATCGGCCAAGTGGGGGTGTTCGCACGCGTCATGCCCGAACAGAAATTGCGGATCGTCCGCGCGCTCAAGGCCGCCGGCGAAGTCGTCGCCATGACCGGCGACGGGGTGAACGACGCCCCTTCGCTCAAGGCTGCCCACATCGGCATCGCGATGGGGCGGCGCGGTACCGACGTCGCCCGCGCGGCATCGGCCATCGTCCTGCTCGACGACGATTTCGGCGCGATCGTCAGCGCGGTGGCGCTCGGCCGGCGGATTTACGACAACATCCGCAAGGCAGCGGTTTTCATCTTCGCGGTGCACCTGCCGATCGCGGGCCTGGCGATCGCGCCCCTGCTGCTCGGCTGGCCGATCATCCTCGGGCCCGTTCTGATCGCGCTGCTCGAGATGGTGATCGATCCGGTCTGCTCGCTCGGCTTCGAAGCGGAGCCGGCGGATGACGACGTCCTGGCACGGCCCCCGCGGGCACAGGACAGCCCGCTCGTAACCCGTGGCATGGCGATCTGGGCGGCGGCGCAGGGCAGCGCTGCGCTGGCGCTGGTGCTGGCCCTGGGAGCCTGGGCGACCGCGTCCCGCATGGCTGAACCGCTCCTGCGCGCGACCTGCTTCGCGGGCCTCGTCGTAGCGGTGCTGATCCTCGTGCTCGCCGACCGCTCCTTCGGCCGCCACGTCAAGGCGCGCAACCGTGCTCTGCCGGTGATCCTCGGCGTGACAATGGGCGTGAATGCGGCGGTGCTGGCCATTCCTCAGGTCGCACAGGTCTTCGGTCTCGCCGCGCTTGGCTACCGCAGCGTGTTCGCGGTGGCGCTGCTCGCCGCGCTACTCGCCGCCGCCATCGCCCTCCTCAAGCCGCGTTTCCGCGCCAGCTTAACCGTCTGA
- a CDS encoding thymidine phosphorylase family protein: MHDAVQSSVVLRTRRLRLETQQEPIVLLHADCPIARSVGFTARAQVELVAGGRSALATMYQVSDGLIGEHEVGLSEDVWSHLDVPDGTPVNLRHPLPVASMSAVRAKVYGHRLDDDQIRSIIRDVATERYSDVELATFITAFSSHQADFGEMVTLTRAMVEVGEGLTWPGRQIVDKHCVGGLPANRTSPLLVAIAAAAGLTIPKTSSRAITSPAGTADTMETMAPVNLDIAAMRKVVEREGGCVVWGSNVGLSPADDIIIRVERAVGLDSSAQLVASVLSKKLAAGSTHVLIDLPVGPTAKVRSPQDASQLSEFLTLVGKEVGLDVRPIVTDGSQPVGNGIGPALEAHDVLAVLRCENSAPADLRTRALLLAGELLELGGAAEQGAGQTLAASILDDGRALRKFLAICAAQGGFREPPVAPLRHDLVAPEAGRLASIDNRLLAKLAKLAGAPAAASAGVRIHVKLGDEISRGQPLLTVHAETPGELAYALEFAAANARILQLTEA; this comes from the coding sequence ATGCATGACGCGGTTCAATCCTCGGTGGTGCTGCGCACGCGCCGTCTGCGGCTCGAAACACAGCAGGAGCCCATCGTGCTGCTCCATGCCGACTGTCCCATCGCGCGATCAGTGGGCTTCACCGCACGGGCGCAAGTGGAACTGGTGGCCGGCGGACGCAGCGCGCTTGCGACGATGTACCAGGTGTCGGACGGCCTTATCGGGGAGCACGAGGTCGGGCTGTCGGAAGATGTATGGTCACACCTGGACGTTCCGGACGGCACGCCGGTAAATCTGCGCCATCCGCTTCCGGTGGCCTCGATGAGCGCGGTGCGGGCCAAAGTGTACGGTCACCGGCTGGACGATGACCAGATCCGGTCGATCATCCGCGACGTCGCCACCGAACGCTATTCCGATGTCGAGCTGGCGACCTTCATCACCGCCTTCTCCAGCCACCAGGCCGATTTCGGGGAGATGGTCACGCTGACCCGGGCAATGGTGGAAGTGGGCGAGGGCCTGACCTGGCCCGGCCGCCAGATCGTCGACAAGCACTGCGTGGGGGGACTGCCCGCCAACCGGACCAGCCCGTTGCTCGTGGCCATAGCCGCCGCGGCAGGCCTGACCATACCCAAGACCTCCTCCCGCGCGATCACCTCGCCGGCCGGCACGGCCGACACGATGGAGACGATGGCGCCGGTCAATCTCGACATTGCCGCAATGCGCAAGGTCGTCGAGCGCGAGGGAGGATGCGTCGTCTGGGGCAGCAATGTCGGCCTCAGCCCGGCGGACGACATCATCATCCGCGTCGAACGCGCTGTCGGGCTCGACAGTTCGGCCCAGCTCGTCGCCTCGGTGCTGTCGAAGAAGCTGGCGGCGGGATCCACCCACGTGCTGATCGACCTTCCCGTCGGCCCCACCGCAAAGGTCCGCAGCCCACAAGACGCGAGCCAGCTGAGCGAATTCCTCACGCTGGTCGGCAAGGAAGTGGGGCTCGATGTGCGGCCGATCGTCACAGACGGTTCGCAGCCGGTCGGCAACGGGATTGGCCCTGCGCTGGAGGCGCACGACGTGTTGGCGGTACTGCGCTGCGAGAACTCCGCTCCGGCCGACCTGCGCACGCGTGCGCTCCTTCTGGCAGGCGAATTGCTGGAGCTGGGCGGCGCGGCAGAACAGGGAGCCGGGCAGACGCTTGCCGCGTCCATCCTCGACGATGGACGCGCGCTGCGCAAATTCCTTGCCATCTGCGCCGCGCAAGGGGGCTTCCGCGAGCCGCCGGTCGCCCCGCTCCGCCACGATCTTGTCGCCCCGGAGGCGGGCCGGCTCGCGTCGATCGACAACCGCCTTCTGGCCAAGCTGGCCAAGCTCGCAGGAGCGCCTGCCGCCGCTTCGGCGGGCGTGCGCATCCACGTCAAGCTGGGTGACGAAATCTCCAGGGGCCAGCCGCTGCTCACGGTTCACGCGGAAACACCGGGCGAACTGGCCTACGCGCTCGAATTCGCCGCCGCGAACGCGCGCATCCTGCAACTTACAGAAGCATGA
- a CDS encoding ABC transporter ATP-binding protein: MSAGTILTVSGLTKSFGDGEAETLVLKGIDLQLAEGEMAALLGPSGSGKSTLLSILGTLMRASGGSHEMLGTDLMQASEAERTEFRSKYLGFVFQFHHLLPDLSAIENVMMPAAAAAGRETAPMRSKAGELLDAMGLAERRDFRPAAMSGGQRQRVAVARALINDPVLVLADEPTGNLDRQTADEVMALIRSINDSLSSSFLISTHDAHIAAQCPRRIELLDGRIVHA; the protein is encoded by the coding sequence GTGAGCGCCGGGACCATCCTCACCGTGAGCGGGCTCACCAAGAGCTTCGGCGATGGCGAAGCCGAGACGCTGGTGCTCAAGGGCATCGACCTGCAGCTCGCGGAAGGGGAGATGGCCGCGCTTCTCGGTCCCTCCGGCTCAGGCAAAAGCACGCTGCTGTCGATCCTCGGCACCCTGATGCGCGCTTCAGGGGGAAGCCACGAAATGCTCGGGACCGACCTAATGCAGGCCAGCGAAGCGGAGCGGACCGAATTTCGCAGCAAGTACCTGGGCTTCGTGTTCCAGTTCCATCACCTCCTGCCCGACCTCTCCGCAATCGAGAACGTGATGATGCCCGCCGCGGCCGCCGCCGGGCGCGAGACCGCGCCGATGCGATCGAAGGCTGGCGAGCTGCTCGACGCGATGGGTCTGGCCGAAAGGCGCGATTTCCGGCCTGCGGCCATGTCAGGGGGACAGCGCCAGCGCGTCGCGGTCGCGCGCGCGCTGATCAACGACCCGGTGCTGGTGCTGGCGGATGAACCGACGGGAAATCTCGACCGCCAGACCGCCGACGAGGTCATGGCCCTCATCCGTTCGATAAACGACAGCCTTTCCAGCAGCTTCCTTATCTCGACGCACGACGCGCACATCGCCGCGCAGTGCCCGCGGCGGATCGAGTTGCTCGATGGAAGGATCGTCCATGCATGA
- a CDS encoding ribose-phosphate diphosphokinase codes for MTMLLFELSAAPGLATALVGHTADALGELALSHFPDGESHVRLLSPVEGRDVALLCSLDRPDAKLVPLLLAAGAARQQGARSVGLVAPYLAYMRQDIAFRAGEAVSAAIFGEVLSARFDWLVTTDPHLHRLPDLAGVYSIPAVAVSASEAIAGWVAREVENPVIVGPDEESAQWAGRIAQAAGGRATILRKVRSGPYSVTIDPAGLNELATGTPVIVDDIASSGKTLIEAVRLLRERGFNDPVCAVVHPIFAGESYEELRAAGAGRVVSTNTIAHPSNAIDVSSALAEGIARALGPISGAGD; via the coding sequence ATGACGATGCTGCTGTTCGAGCTGTCCGCCGCGCCCGGCCTTGCTACGGCTTTGGTGGGGCACACCGCTGACGCGCTGGGCGAACTGGCGCTGTCGCATTTCCCGGACGGGGAGTCTCATGTCCGGCTGCTATCCCCGGTGGAGGGCCGGGACGTCGCGCTGTTGTGCAGCCTCGACCGCCCTGACGCCAAGCTCGTGCCGCTGCTGCTGGCCGCCGGCGCCGCGCGGCAGCAGGGCGCCCGCTCGGTCGGGCTGGTCGCGCCCTATCTAGCCTACATGCGGCAGGATATTGCCTTCAGGGCGGGCGAAGCGGTGAGCGCGGCGATCTTCGGCGAGGTCTTGTCCGCGCGGTTCGACTGGTTGGTGACGACCGACCCGCACCTCCACCGCCTGCCCGATCTTGCGGGGGTCTATTCGATACCTGCCGTCGCGGTGAGCGCGAGCGAGGCAATTGCGGGCTGGGTCGCGCGTGAGGTGGAAAATCCGGTGATCGTCGGCCCCGACGAGGAAAGCGCGCAGTGGGCCGGGCGCATCGCACAGGCCGCCGGAGGCCGCGCGACCATCCTGCGCAAAGTTCGCAGCGGACCGTACTCGGTCACGATCGACCCAGCGGGATTGAACGAACTTGCGACTGGAACACCGGTAATCGTCGATGACATTGCCTCGAGTGGAAAGACCCTGATCGAGGCGGTGCGGCTGCTGCGCGAAAGAGGCTTCAACGACCCGGTCTGTGCCGTGGTGCACCCTATTTTTGCCGGCGAGAGCTACGAGGAACTCCGGGCCGCAGGCGCTGGGCGGGTCGTCAGCACCAATACGATCGCGCACCCTAGCAATGCGATAGACGTCTCGTCCGCACTCGCCGAAGGTATCGCGCGGGCGCTCGGTCCGATATCCGGCGCAGGCGATTGA
- a CDS encoding ABC transporter permease: protein MNRYAAKLAVRHLLSHPGQTALLMAGVALGVSVFIFMSALIGGLATLLTLRTVGSIPHIVLEMPDRDPVALVAGAQSHVAVQKDLGRREQIAIWQPAVPIIEQTAGVTAVSPQIRGSAFVERGQAVAPVGVIGVMPGKLSVIADIGDAIVEGSGNLPADGILIGSRLASDLGLRVGQVVRLNSDRGRARSFRIGGIFALGIASADRQAVYMNFTAARALFDLSTGISRIEIKVAPATAAPAVAERLRRSTGLKATAWTEDNSQLFEGLDAQARTGTIIKAFSLVTIVVGIASAMLLSIVRRQAEIGIMRAMGASRSLVVSIFVFEGTLIGLVGALFGALAAWLALLPLPPVTEVASGGLPIDRGQGDFLLAIGLTTLAAVLASILPARNAARIDPVQAIGT, encoded by the coding sequence GTGAACCGCTACGCCGCCAAGCTGGCCGTGCGCCACCTGCTGTCCCATCCCGGCCAGACTGCGCTGCTCATGGCTGGTGTCGCGCTGGGCGTCAGCGTGTTCATTTTCATGAGCGCGCTTATCGGCGGCCTGGCGACGCTGCTCACCTTGCGAACGGTGGGCAGCATCCCGCACATCGTGCTGGAGATGCCGGACCGGGATCCGGTAGCGCTCGTTGCGGGGGCGCAGAGCCACGTAGCGGTGCAGAAGGACCTCGGCCGGCGCGAGCAGATTGCCATCTGGCAGCCAGCCGTGCCGATCATCGAGCAGACCGCCGGGGTGACCGCGGTTTCCCCGCAGATACGCGGATCGGCTTTTGTCGAGCGCGGACAGGCAGTTGCCCCCGTCGGGGTGATCGGGGTGATGCCGGGCAAGCTTTCCGTCATTGCCGACATCGGGGACGCGATAGTCGAGGGCAGTGGCAATCTCCCGGCGGACGGCATCCTTATCGGCAGCCGCCTTGCCAGCGATCTGGGGTTGCGCGTCGGGCAGGTGGTGCGGCTGAATTCCGACCGTGGCCGCGCGCGAAGCTTCCGCATCGGCGGGATCTTCGCCCTCGGCATCGCCAGCGCGGACCGGCAGGCGGTGTACATGAACTTCACCGCCGCGCGAGCGTTGTTCGACCTTTCGACCGGCATCTCCCGCATCGAAATCAAGGTCGCGCCGGCGACCGCCGCGCCTGCCGTCGCCGAACGCCTGCGCCGTTCGACCGGGCTCAAGGCTACGGCCTGGACAGAGGACAACAGCCAGCTGTTCGAAGGTCTCGATGCGCAAGCGCGCACCGGGACGATCATCAAGGCGTTTTCGCTGGTCACCATCGTGGTCGGCATCGCCAGCGCGATGCTGCTGTCGATCGTCAGGCGGCAGGCGGAAATCGGCATCATGCGGGCAATGGGCGCCAGCCGGAGCCTGGTCGTCTCGATTTTCGTTTTCGAGGGAACGCTGATCGGCCTGGTCGGAGCGCTGTTCGGGGCGCTGGCGGCCTGGCTTGCGCTGCTCCCGCTTCCGCCTGTCACCGAAGTCGCCAGCGGCGGGCTGCCGATCGATCGCGGCCAAGGCGATTTTCTGCTCGCCATCGGCCTGACCACCTTGGCAGCGGTCCTCGCCTCGATCCTCCCCGCGCGCAACGCCGCTCGGATCGATCCGGTGCAGGCGATCGGCACGTGA
- a CDS encoding SDR family oxidoreductase, giving the protein MNVQSCGQLRIVITGGARGIGAATVRLLAEGGAKVLVCDVLDGEGEQLAADLGDNVLYRHLDVTSESEWAPAVAFAQERFGSLNALFNNAGVLGLGSVAECSAADFRRIVEINLVGAFLGIRACAPALKEAGGGVIVNTSSIAGLQGYANLAPYVTSKWGLRGLTKAAALDLAADGIRVLSLHPGPIHTPMTANMPEEVAAAQPIPRFGEPEEVARMVRFMLTEATYSTGSEFVVDGGAVSGQVLALERNGGGR; this is encoded by the coding sequence ATGAACGTGCAGTCATGCGGGCAATTGCGTATCGTCATCACAGGCGGAGCCCGCGGCATCGGGGCGGCCACGGTTCGCCTGCTGGCCGAGGGCGGAGCGAAAGTTCTGGTCTGCGACGTGCTCGACGGCGAGGGCGAACAGCTTGCAGCCGACCTGGGAGACAATGTCCTTTACCGCCATCTTGACGTCACCAGCGAGAGCGAGTGGGCGCCGGCCGTGGCGTTCGCGCAGGAGCGGTTCGGATCGCTGAATGCGCTGTTCAACAATGCCGGCGTGCTCGGGCTGGGCAGCGTGGCCGAGTGCAGCGCGGCAGATTTCCGCCGCATCGTTGAAATCAACCTCGTCGGCGCATTCCTCGGCATCCGCGCCTGCGCCCCCGCGCTGAAGGAGGCAGGCGGCGGAGTGATCGTGAACACCTCGTCGATCGCGGGACTGCAGGGCTATGCCAACCTTGCGCCCTACGTGACGAGCAAATGGGGTCTGCGCGGGCTCACCAAGGCTGCTGCGCTCGATCTCGCAGCCGATGGGATCCGCGTGCTGTCGCTGCACCCGGGGCCGATCCATACGCCGATGACTGCGAACATGCCCGAGGAAGTCGCCGCCGCGCAGCCTATTCCCCGCTTTGGCGAGCCCGAGGAGGTCGCCCGGATGGTGCGCTTCATGTTGACCGAGGCCACGTATTCGACCGGCAGCGAGTTCGTAGTCGACGGCGGGGCGGTAAGCGGTCAGGTGCTCGCGCTCGAGCGAAACGGCGGCGGTCGGTAG
- a CDS encoding ABC-F family ATP-binding cassette domain-containing protein, which translates to MITIKNLTVRLGGNTILADASAGIPTNARVGLIGRNGAGKSTLMKALIGQIEPDDGSIEMPRRSRLGYIAQEAPSGSRTPFEAVLEADVERTALLAEAEICEDPDRLGDVHERLMAIDAYTAPARAARILGGLGFDEAMQAQPLDSFSGGWKMRVALAALLFSAPDILLLDEPSNHLDLEATLWLESFLKAYDGTLIVISHERDLLNNVVDTILHLQGGKLTVYSGGYDAFERQRAERAAQLAAAKASQDAQRARLQDYVARNSARASTAKQAQSRAKMLAKMQPIAALMEDPSLSFDFPNPDELRPPLITLDHAAVGYGDTPVLRRLNLRIDPDDRLALLGRNGNGKTTLARLLASQLSPMEGKMQVSGKLKVGYFTQYQVEELASDATPLEHMNRVMEGRTPAAVRAQLGRFGFSGHRATTEVAKLSGGERARLALALITRDAPHMLVLDEPTNHLDVDAREALVQALNDYEGAVLLISHDRHMVELVADRLILVDNGTAAEYPGSMEDYIDFVLGRNQPKADPDGRPAKKVKGKGRDREAAKRARAAVLEAEKTVARLQQQASAIDRAMWEPQADHGELAPLTMGELARRKATVSKELEDAEARWLEASEQLEREAG; encoded by the coding sequence ATGATCACGATCAAGAACCTGACGGTGCGCCTCGGCGGCAATACCATCCTCGCCGATGCCAGCGCGGGAATCCCTACGAATGCGCGCGTGGGCCTGATCGGCCGCAACGGCGCGGGCAAGTCGACCCTGATGAAGGCGCTGATCGGCCAGATCGAACCCGACGACGGTAGCATCGAGATGCCGCGCCGGAGCCGGCTCGGCTACATCGCGCAGGAAGCCCCCAGCGGCTCTCGGACACCGTTCGAAGCGGTACTGGAGGCGGATGTCGAGCGCACCGCCCTGCTGGCGGAAGCCGAGATCTGCGAGGACCCGGACCGCCTGGGCGATGTGCATGAGCGCCTGATGGCGATCGACGCCTACACCGCCCCGGCGCGGGCGGCGCGCATCCTCGGCGGGCTCGGCTTCGACGAGGCGATGCAGGCGCAGCCGCTCGACAGCTTCTCCGGTGGTTGGAAGATGCGCGTCGCCCTCGCCGCGCTGCTGTTCTCCGCGCCCGACATCCTTCTGCTCGACGAGCCTTCGAACCATCTCGATCTCGAGGCGACGCTCTGGCTCGAAAGCTTCCTGAAGGCTTACGACGGAACGCTGATCGTCATCAGCCACGAGCGCGACCTGCTGAACAACGTGGTCGACACGATCCTCCACCTCCAAGGCGGCAAGCTCACGGTCTATTCGGGCGGCTACGACGCCTTCGAGCGGCAGCGGGCCGAGCGCGCCGCCCAGCTTGCCGCCGCCAAGGCGTCCCAGGATGCGCAGCGGGCACGCCTGCAGGATTATGTCGCCCGCAACAGCGCCCGCGCCTCCACCGCCAAGCAGGCGCAGTCGCGTGCCAAGATGCTGGCCAAGATGCAGCCGATCGCCGCGCTGATGGAAGACCCGAGCCTAAGCTTCGACTTCCCCAACCCGGACGAGCTGCGCCCGCCGCTGATCACGCTCGATCACGCTGCGGTCGGATATGGCGACACGCCCGTGCTGCGGCGTCTCAACCTGAGGATCGACCCCGACGACCGGCTCGCGCTGCTGGGCCGCAACGGCAACGGCAAGACCACGCTCGCCCGTCTGCTCGCCTCGCAGCTTTCTCCGATGGAGGGGAAGATGCAGGTCTCGGGCAAGCTCAAGGTCGGCTACTTCACCCAGTACCAGGTCGAGGAGCTGGCCTCCGACGCCACCCCGCTGGAGCATATGAACCGCGTGATGGAGGGGCGCACGCCCGCCGCCGTCCGCGCGCAGCTCGGCCGTTTCGGCTTCTCGGGGCACCGCGCCACGACCGAAGTCGCCAAGCTTTCGGGCGGCGAGCGGGCGCGGCTTGCGCTGGCGCTGATCACCCGCGACGCGCCCCACATGCTGGTACTCGACGAACCGACCAACCACCTCGACGTCGATGCGCGCGAGGCGCTGGTGCAGGCGCTCAACGACTACGAGGGAGCGGTCCTGCTCATCAGCCACGACCGGCACATGGTCGAGCTCGTGGCGGACCGGCTGATCCTCGTCGATAACGGCACGGCCGCCGAATACCCCGGCAGCATGGAGGACTACATCGACTTCGTGCTGGGCCGTAACCAGCCGAAGGCGGATCCAGACGGACGTCCGGCGAAGAAGGTCAAAGGCAAGGGCCGCGACCGCGAAGCCGCCAAGCGCGCACGGGCCGCGGTGCTGGAAGCCGAAAAGACGGTAGCCCGCCTGCAGCAACAGGCCAGCGCGATCGACCGGGCGATGTGGGAGCCGCAGGCGGACCACGGCGAGCTAGCCCCCCTGACCATGGGTGAGCTGGCGCGGCGCAAGGCGACCGTCTCCAAAGAGCTCGAGGACGCCGAGGCGCGCTGGCTGGAAGCTAGCGAGCAGCTCGAGCGCGAAGCCGGATAG
- a CDS encoding acetyl-CoA hydrolase/transferase family protein has translation MNEEYRLKLVTAEEAVTAIPSGAHIAMGMAVAEPPALLQALANRVEAGAVADLKLWYFHSLDHAARTVLRYDLLDRISPHCMFLSRVERAIMREAEARGEAPPIEFVPVAFSEAPRLLSERVPLDTFIVTVSPMDRHGWFTFGVGNDYGSTAARSAKRLIVEVNPHMPRVFGDAMLHISEVDAIVEHSIPLAEIEARQPSPEESAIAQTVAGMIGDGACLQMGIGGIPDAVCALLQDRRDLGIHTELLAPGLAALVRSGAVTNWRKVTYPGRSVFTFAMGDAALYELLDDNPSFHAAPVNIVNDPRHIAKNPGVVSVNATLQVDLSGACNSEHVTGRQYSGSGGQLDFVRGAAASAGGKSIICCPSTAKDGTVSRIVPQLTGPVTTPRNDTQIVVTEFGWTDLKGKSLRERAEALIEIAHPSFRQDLARTLG, from the coding sequence ATGAACGAGGAATACCGCCTGAAGCTCGTCACCGCCGAGGAGGCCGTCACCGCGATCCCCTCGGGCGCGCACATCGCGATGGGCATGGCGGTGGCCGAGCCACCTGCGCTTCTTCAGGCGCTCGCCAACCGGGTCGAAGCCGGGGCAGTCGCTGATCTCAAGCTATGGTATTTCCATTCGCTCGACCATGCGGCGCGGACGGTGCTGCGTTACGACCTGCTCGACCGGATCAGCCCGCATTGCATGTTCCTCTCGCGCGTGGAGCGGGCAATCATGCGCGAGGCGGAGGCACGCGGAGAAGCCCCTCCGATCGAATTCGTCCCGGTCGCCTTCAGCGAAGCGCCCCGTCTGCTCAGCGAGCGGGTGCCGCTCGATACGTTCATCGTCACCGTATCGCCAATGGACCGGCACGGCTGGTTCACCTTCGGGGTCGGCAACGATTACGGCTCTACCGCCGCCCGCAGCGCGAAGCGGCTGATCGTCGAGGTCAACCCCCACATGCCGCGCGTGTTCGGCGACGCGATGCTGCACATCTCCGAAGTCGATGCGATCGTGGAGCATTCGATTCCGCTAGCCGAAATCGAAGCGCGCCAGCCCTCCCCGGAAGAAAGCGCCATCGCACAGACCGTTGCCGGGATGATCGGGGATGGCGCGTGCCTGCAGATGGGCATCGGCGGCATCCCCGACGCGGTCTGCGCCCTGCTGCAGGACAGGCGCGATCTCGGCATCCATACCGAATTGCTGGCGCCCGGCCTTGCGGCGCTGGTCCGTTCGGGAGCGGTCACAAACTGGCGAAAGGTCACTTATCCGGGACGCAGCGTGTTCACTTTCGCGATGGGAGACGCGGCGCTTTACGAGTTGCTCGACGATAATCCGTCCTTCCACGCCGCGCCGGTCAACATCGTCAACGACCCGCGCCACATCGCCAAGAATCCGGGAGTCGTCTCGGTCAACGCGACGTTGCAGGTCGATCTCAGCGGCGCGTGCAATTCCGAACACGTAACCGGCCGGCAGTACAGCGGATCGGGCGGGCAGCTCGACTTCGTGCGGGGCGCCGCGGCATCGGCAGGCGGGAAGTCGATCATCTGCTGCCCCTCGACCGCGAAGGACGGCACGGTTTCGCGCATCGTCCCGCAGCTGACCGGGCCGGTTACGACGCCGCGCAACGACACGCAAATCGTCGTCACCGAATTCGGCTGGACCGACCTGAAGGGCAAATCCCTGCGCGAGCGCGCCGAGGCGCTGATCGAGATCGCGCACCCTTCGTTCCGGCAGGACCTGGCGCGCACGCTGGGATGA